A part of Acipenser ruthenus chromosome 12, fAciRut3.2 maternal haplotype, whole genome shotgun sequence genomic DNA contains:
- the LOC117417476 gene encoding melanotransferrin-like produces MKTWTVICYFLYTLQAVSSLNKLRWCTTSDLEMRKCQDMMKAFRDANIKPALDCVNGGSSENCARSISINQADAVTLDGGFIYEAGKKFNLKPVTGEVYDEVSQGTYLAVAVVRKNNTEININNLKGKKSCHTGLSRTVGWNVPVGYLIDSGRMSVMNCNVPQAVSEFFSASCVPGADVSGYPPSLCQLCIGDENGGTKCAKSSQEERYADYSGAFRCLAEGAGDVAFVKHTTVADNTNGVNPAAWAKDLKLNDFQLLCRDGSRAEINSYAGCYLAKVPAHAVVVRPDTNGAEVFSMLNAGQRQFGNDHNIGFKMFDSSVYGGKDLLFKDSTIRLIAIENQSYQDWLGEEYLHALSGLDCSPDRLPEYLRWCTLSVGEVSKCADMAMSFAKKNLKPKVQCVSGFSPEDCMQKIKKKEVDAVTLDGGFIYTAGKTYDLVPAAGESYASDVQGGTYYAVAVVKRSGHDGFTFNELKGRKSCHTGYQRTAGWNIPIATLIENGFISPDKCDFPKATGSFFSASCVPGANQPGFPSSLCELCKGDANGNNKCERSKNELYYDYHGAFRCLAEGSGEVAFVKHTTVFDNTDGKNTESWAAGLRHMDFELLCPNGARAPVTEYAKCNLAVVPAHAVMVHPETNIYAVYGLLSKAQDFFGNDSNPNGFSMFDSSKYQGTDLIFKDSTLRITGVGEKKTYDEWLGQGYMASLKMLECSATAVSTASVVLVTALSFFLTYSNI; encoded by the exons ATGAAGACGTggactgttatttgttattttctttatacgcTGCAGGCAG TTTCTAGCCTGAACAAGCTGAGATGGTGTACAACCTCAGATCTAGAAATGAGAAAATGCCAAGACATGATGAAGGCTTTCCGTGATGCTAATATCAAACCTGCCTTGGATTGTGTGAATGGGGGCTCCTCAGAAAACTGCGCGCGCTCCATTTCG ATTAACCAGGCAGACGCAGTGACACTGGATGGAGGATTTATTTACGAAGCTGGGAAGAAATTTAACCTCAAACCCGTGACTGGAGAAGTGTATGACGAAG TATCACAAGGCACCTATTTAGCTGTGGCTGTGGTCAGAAAGAACAATACTGAAATCAACATCAACAACTTGAAAGGGAAGAAGTCCTGTCACACCGGGCTGAGCCGCACTGTAGGGTGGAACGTTCCTGTTGGGTATCTCATTGACAGTGGCAGGATGTCTGTGATGAACTGCAATGTTCCACAAG CTGTGAGTGAGTTTTTCTCCGCTAGCTGTGTCCCTGGCGCCGATGTTAGCGGCTACCCACCATCCCTCTGCCAGTTATGCATAGGTGATGAAAACGGGGGGACCAAATGTGCGAAAAGTTCTCAGGAGGAGAGATATGCTGATTATAGCGGTGCTTTCAG GTGTTTGGCTGAAGGTGCTGGTGATGTTGCTTTCGTCAAACACACAACTGTGGCTGACAACACCAACG GGGTAAATCCAGCCGCGTGGGCCAAGGACCTAAAGTTAAACGATTTCCAACTGCTGTGTCGTGATGGATCGCGAGCTGAGATTAACAGCTATGCAGGGTGCTACTTGGCAAAGGTTCCTGCCCATGCAGTAGTTGTCAGACCTGACACTAATGGTGCAGAGGTGTTCAGTATGTTGAATGCTGGGCAG AGGCAGTTTGGTAACGATCACAACATTGGCTTCAAGATGTTTGACTCTTCTGTCTATGGGGGTAAAGATCTTCTGTTCAAAGATTCCACCATTAGGCTGATTGCAATTGAAAATCAGAGCTACCAGGACTGGCTGGGAGAGGAGTACCTACATGCCCTGAGTGGGTTGGACTGCAGCCCAGACA GACTGCCGGAATATCTCCGTTGGTGCACACTGTCGGTTGGTGAGGTGTCAAAATGTGCTGATATGGCGAtgagctttgcaaaaaaaaacctgaagccAAAGGTTCAGTGTGTCTCGGGGTTCTCTCCTGAAGACTGCATGCAGAAAATTAAG AAAAAGGAGGTTGATGCAGTTACACTGGATGGTGGATTTATTTACACTGCAGGAAAAACCTATGACCTTGTTCCAGCTGCTGGAGAGAGCTACGCTT CCGATGTGCAGGGGGGTACATACTATGCTGTGGCGGTGGTGAAGAGGTCCGGCCATGATGGATTTACATTCAATGAACTGAAAGGAAGGAAGTCCTGCCACACCGGCTACCAGAGGACAGCTGGCTGGAATATTCCTATTGCAACTCTCATAGAGAATGGGTTTATAAGTCCTGATAAATGTGACTTCCCCAAAG CCACTGGGAGCTTCTTCAGTGCCAGTTGTGTGCCTGGAGCCAATCAGCCGGGTTTCCCATCCAGCCTGTGTGAACTTTGCAAGGGGGATGCTAATGGGAATAATAAGTGTGAACGAAGCAAGAACGAGCTTTACTATGATTACCATGGAGCTTTCAG GTGTCTGGCAGAAGGTAGCGGGGAAGTTGCCTTTGTGAAGCACACCACAGTTTTTGACAACACTGATG GTAAAAACACAGAGTCCTGGGCAGCAGGCCTGCGGCACATGGATTTCGAGCTTTTGTGTCCAAACGGAGCTCGTGCACCAGTGACTGAATATGCAAAGTGTAACCTAGCTGTAGTTCCTGCCCATGCAGTCATGGTCCACCCAGAAACGAACATCTATGCAGTGTATGGACTCCTCAGTAAAGCCCAG GATTTCTTTGGAAATGACAGCAATCCCAATGGATTCAGCATGTTTGATTCCTCCAAGTATCAAGGGACGGATTTGATCTTCAAAGATTCAACGCTCCGCATCACGGGAGTTGGGGAGAAAAAGACGTACGATGAATGGCTTGGGCAAGGTTACATGGCGTCTTTGAAAATGCTGGAGTGTTCGGCCACAG CTGTTTCCACCGCGTCAGTTGTCCTCGTCACTGCACTGAGTTTCTTCCTGACGTATTCCAACATTTAA